Proteins encoded by one window of Blautia argi:
- a CDS encoding AGE family epimerase/isomerase, whose protein sequence is MGETNKKYLIDTEENRQFLKEINENLLSFGHRFPAPGGSSYYLGDDGTPWKERNRETWITSRMAHVYSIGTFLGHEGSKELAAAAIKGLKGELHDDKNGGWYAGLTAEGEILPNKQCYAHAFVILAASSAVLAGVEGAKELLEDALKVYDLRFWNEEEGLSCDTWNTEFTVLDDYRGLNANMHTVEAFLAAADVTGDEKYRKRAGRIIDRVLVWASDNNWRIPEHFTKDWAADLECNKEQPADQFKPYGATPGHGIEWARLITQWALSAHKDNREDAAKYIEAAENLFNRAVKDAWNADGAPGIVYTTDWEGKPVVHDRMHWTLAEAINTSAVLYHVTKKEKYGEDYAEFMKYLDEKVLDHVNGSWFHQMNEKNEVIGTVWPGKSDIYHALQATLIPYHTPDLSIAPAVKNKLTV, encoded by the coding sequence ATGGGAGAAACAAACAAAAAATATCTGATTGACACAGAGGAAAACAGACAGTTTTTAAAAGAAATCAATGAAAACTTATTAAGCTTCGGACATAGATTCCCGGCTCCGGGAGGAAGCTCTTATTATCTGGGCGATGACGGAACTCCCTGGAAAGAGAGAAACCGTGAAACCTGGATTACTTCCCGTATGGCACATGTATACAGTATCGGAACCTTCCTGGGACATGAAGGAAGCAAAGAGCTGGCAGCAGCAGCCATCAAAGGCTTAAAAGGCGAACTTCACGATGATAAAAATGGCGGCTGGTATGCAGGACTTACTGCAGAGGGAGAGATCCTGCCCAACAAACAGTGTTATGCCCATGCATTTGTAATTCTGGCAGCGTCTTCCGCAGTGCTGGCAGGCGTAGAAGGCGCAAAAGAACTTCTGGAGGACGCTTTAAAAGTCTATGACCTTCGTTTCTGGAATGAAGAAGAAGGACTTTCCTGCGATACCTGGAACACAGAATTTACCGTATTAGATGATTACCGCGGCTTAAATGCCAACATGCATACCGTAGAGGCTTTCCTTGCAGCAGCAGACGTGACAGGTGATGAAAAATACCGCAAAAGAGCAGGCAGAATTATTGACCGTGTGCTGGTATGGGCTTCTGACAACAACTGGAGAATTCCGGAACATTTCACAAAAGACTGGGCAGCAGATTTGGAATGCAACAAAGAGCAGCCGGCAGACCAGTTTAAACCATACGGTGCAACACCGGGACATGGTATTGAGTGGGCAAGACTGATTACCCAGTGGGCATTGTCTGCACATAAAGACAACAGAGAAGACGCTGCAAAATACATAGAAGCAGCAGAAAATCTCTTTAACCGTGCAGTAAAAGACGCATGGAATGCAGATGGCGCGCCGGGAATCGTGTACACTACAGACTGGGAAGGAAAACCAGTGGTACACGACAGAATGCACTGGACTCTGGCAGAAGCCATTAACACCTCCGCGGTGCTGTACCATGTGACAAAGAAGGAAAAATACGGGGAAGATTACGCAGAGTTTATGAAATATCTGGACGAAAAGGTGTTAGACCATGTAAATGGCTCCTGGTTCCACCAGATGAACGAAAAGAATGAAGTCATCGGAACCGTATGGCCGGGTAAATCCGACATTTACCATGCCCTTCAGGCAACTCTGATTCCATACCATACGCCGGATTTATCCATTGCTCCGGCAGTAAAAAACAAACTGACTGTTTAA